From Chryseobacterium sp. IHB B 17019, one genomic window encodes:
- a CDS encoding T9SS type A sorting domain-containing protein, whose product MKKFYTGAFFLCTVLGLSAQEVLWQKDIKSSTQDFLSQVTTTIDQQYLITGSSIQSDKLQASGSKQNNGYDYHLIKLNQQGEEVWEKYFSGGNHDFLSATVNTQDGGFLAAGTSYSSKGLDKKEESKGGSDIWLIRLNEFGDELWQKTIGSASDEEARAVIQATDFGFFVAGNVQNSAKGYGSKDVLIVRLDKNGGITSQIILGGKGLDEVEKMIPTKDGGALLGVYSRSTIGGSKKTENFGEGDYWIIKLNKDGKVEWEKNYGGKGDDHLRTLALTSTGFLVGGESRSERSGNKTVGIEEGTDLWLISLNEKGEEIWQKSYNFKNRDVLMGMSVITKSQEQREKNQDITTGILLGGYTQAEGRIENEDETFWMLYMDQNGNEQWRKHVKGESRKKEERLSDIKLNRDGSIILAGTSAEELGKENWKIVKLGDKQIDQLIEKQDIKIYPNPVSDYTYVEIGFDFKEADILLYDMSGRQLQSLKTKNKVTKINTQPLIQGAYLITIKTDTNKTASAKLIKK is encoded by the coding sequence ATGAAGAAATTCTATACAGGTGCATTTTTCCTATGCACAGTCTTGGGTCTAAGTGCCCAGGAAGTTCTCTGGCAGAAAGACATCAAATCTTCGACACAGGATTTTTTAAGCCAGGTAACCACCACCATTGACCAGCAGTATTTAATTACAGGAAGCTCAATTCAGAGCGATAAGCTTCAAGCTTCAGGCAGTAAGCAGAATAACGGGTACGACTATCATTTGATAAAATTAAACCAACAGGGTGAAGAAGTCTGGGAAAAGTATTTCTCAGGTGGGAATCATGATTTCTTATCAGCAACAGTCAATACTCAGGATGGTGGCTTTTTAGCAGCAGGAACTTCGTATTCTTCAAAAGGGCTAGACAAAAAAGAAGAATCCAAAGGCGGTTCAGATATTTGGCTGATTAGACTCAATGAATTCGGTGATGAATTATGGCAGAAAACCATTGGCTCAGCTTCAGATGAAGAAGCAAGAGCTGTAATTCAGGCAACTGACTTTGGATTTTTTGTTGCGGGTAATGTTCAGAATTCGGCAAAAGGTTACGGTTCAAAAGATGTTTTAATTGTAAGACTGGATAAAAACGGAGGCATAACCTCTCAAATTATATTAGGTGGAAAAGGACTTGATGAAGTAGAGAAAATGATTCCTACCAAAGATGGCGGAGCTTTATTGGGAGTTTATTCCAGGAGTACAATTGGAGGATCCAAGAAAACTGAAAACTTCGGTGAAGGAGATTACTGGATTATTAAGCTTAATAAAGACGGAAAGGTAGAATGGGAAAAGAACTATGGAGGAAAAGGTGATGATCATCTAAGAACACTCGCTTTAACATCTACAGGCTTTTTAGTCGGAGGAGAATCGAGATCGGAGAGATCAGGAAATAAAACCGTGGGAATTGAAGAAGGAACAGACCTTTGGCTTATTTCACTTAATGAAAAAGGTGAAGAAATCTGGCAGAAATCTTACAATTTCAAAAACAGGGATGTTTTGATGGGAATGAGTGTAATTACAAAGAGCCAGGAACAAAGAGAAAAGAATCAAGACATTACCACAGGGATATTGCTTGGCGGTTACACCCAGGCAGAAGGAAGAATAGAGAATGAAGATGAAACATTTTGGATGCTGTATATGGACCAGAATGGAAATGAACAGTGGAGAAAGCATGTAAAAGGAGAATCCAGAAAAAAGGAGGAAAGGTTATCTGATATTAAACTCAATAGAGACGGTTCCATTATTCTGGCAGGAACAAGCGCAGAAGAGCTTGGAAAAGAAAACTGGAAGATTGTAAAGCTTGGAGATAAGCAGATTGACCAGCTGATCGAAAAGCAGGATATTAAGATTTATCCAAATCCTGTATCGGATTACACTTATGTAGAAATTGGTTTTGATTTTAAGGAAGCAGATATTTTGCTGTATGATATGTCCGGAAGACAGTTGCAAAGTTTGAAAACCAAAAACAAGGTAACGAAGATAAATACCCAGCCTTTAATCCAGGGAGCTTATCTGATTACTATAAAAACAGATACCAATAAAACAGCGAGTGCTAAATTGATTAAGAAATAA
- a CDS encoding GNAT family N-acetyltransferase, with protein MQNATEQLSTKVQHADPIIITKPEPWQWDILAKAFLNDPTLNFWLGEKTSEQTLSDYFEAMIKDTLVSGGAVFASPDQKAVLIWTWLGRDPEDSNEFKKKWQDVLDPDGVKRYYWLYDEGELDLDPDTLERSFEPAYMGVHPDSQGKGYGGHLLKSSLNYFEERGYEAPYILASTRRSAKLYCPLVGFHHHKEVFAAESDSEPVAVYLKRNK; from the coding sequence ATGCAAAACGCAACAGAACAATTATCTACAAAAGTACAACATGCAGACCCTATTATCATTACTAAACCGGAGCCATGGCAATGGGATATCTTAGCAAAAGCTTTTCTTAATGATCCTACTTTAAATTTTTGGCTTGGTGAAAAGACTAGTGAACAAACCCTCAGTGATTATTTTGAAGCCATGATCAAAGATACCTTGGTTTCCGGCGGGGCAGTATTTGCAAGTCCTGACCAAAAAGCTGTTCTAATCTGGACTTGGCTTGGGCGTGATCCTGAGGATAGCAATGAGTTTAAAAAGAAATGGCAGGATGTGCTTGATCCGGACGGGGTGAAGCGATATTATTGGCTTTATGACGAAGGCGAATTAGATCTTGATCCAGATACGCTTGAAAGAAGTTTTGAGCCTGCATACATGGGTGTTCATCCTGATTCACAAGGAAAAGGATATGGTGGCCATCTTTTAAAATCGAGTCTTAACTATTTTGAAGAAAGAGGCTATGAAGCACCTTACATCCTGGCAAGCACAAGACGGTCTGCTAAATTGTATTGTCCTCTGGTTGGGTTTCATCATCATAAAGAAGTATTTGCTGCAGAATCAGATTCGGAACCTGTAGCAGTGTATTTAAAGAGAAACAAATAA
- a CDS encoding histidine decarboxylase, with protein MIIQKKEILDAYMHSVAEKASFSIGYPFATDFNYEELHSLLRYPLFNLGDPFMESNYGVNSFTMEREVIGFFADLFQAPKDNYSGYITSGGSESNLYGLYMARELYPDAIVYYSSESHYSIPKSIRLLSMKSIEIGSNQNGEINYHDLFSAIEQNRHLPAIIVANIGSTMTEAKDDISKIKNIVQSLLVESHYIHCDAALAGAYLPLLEGAPKFDFSAGADSIACSGHKFIGSPIPCGVIVVKKDNKERLSHYISYIESIDSTITGTRNGLSSVFLWYAIKHFGKEGLLKRASECISLAKYTHQTLLENNIDSYYNENAITVLFEKPSGVLCQKWQLATKSGYCHLICMPGISKGQIDAFLEDFLNERKSNKANS; from the coding sequence ATGATTATTCAAAAAAAAGAAATATTAGATGCATATATGCATTCAGTAGCCGAAAAAGCATCCTTTTCAATAGGTTACCCTTTTGCAACAGACTTCAATTATGAAGAACTTCACAGTTTACTCCGCTATCCTCTTTTTAATTTGGGAGATCCTTTTATGGAAAGTAATTATGGGGTAAACTCATTTACGATGGAGAGAGAGGTTATAGGTTTTTTTGCGGATCTGTTCCAGGCTCCTAAGGATAATTACTCAGGATATATTACCAGTGGGGGAAGTGAAAGTAATCTTTATGGTTTATACATGGCCAGAGAATTATATCCTGATGCCATTGTATATTATTCATCTGAATCTCATTACAGCATACCAAAATCCATCCGTTTGCTAAGTATGAAATCTATTGAAATTGGTTCTAACCAAAATGGAGAGATCAATTATCACGATTTATTTTCAGCTATTGAACAAAACCGCCATCTTCCTGCTATAATTGTTGCGAATATTGGAAGTACCATGACGGAGGCTAAAGATGATATTTCCAAGATCAAAAACATTGTACAAAGCTTGCTTGTGGAGTCACATTATATCCATTGTGATGCAGCATTAGCAGGAGCTTATCTTCCTTTGTTAGAGGGAGCTCCAAAATTTGATTTTTCAGCTGGTGCAGATAGTATAGCTTGCAGCGGGCATAAATTTATAGGATCTCCGATTCCCTGCGGAGTCATAGTTGTTAAAAAAGACAATAAAGAGCGTTTATCTCATTATATTTCTTATATCGAATCCATAGATTCTACTATTACAGGAACCCGGAATGGACTTAGTTCGGTATTTCTCTGGTACGCTATTAAGCATTTTGGAAAAGAGGGATTGCTGAAAAGAGCATCGGAATGTATCTCTTTGGCAAAATACACTCATCAAACGCTCCTTGAGAACAATATTGACAGTTATTATAACGAGAATGCAATTACCGTGTTGTTCGAAAAGCCGTCTGGAGTATTATGTCAAAAATGGCAGCTGGCGACAAAATCAGGATACTGTCACTTAATTTGTATGCCTGGAATTTCGAAAGGCCAAATTGATGCTTTTCTTGAAGACTTCCTGAATGAAAGAAAAAGCAATAAGGCTAACTCTTAA
- a CDS encoding DUF2911 domain-containing protein, with the protein MKAIIKSAAMVVVAMTISVNAFAQEAKKPASPAATATGKIKDATITIAYNSPSVKERTIWGDLVAYNKVWRAGANEATTFQTDKDITVQGKSLPAGKYSFFLIPKESGTWTAIFNKESKQWGAYKYEESKDALRVDVKTKALPAKQETLMYKVNSNGFTMDWDKISVPVEIK; encoded by the coding sequence ATGAAAGCAATAATTAAATCTGCTGCTATGGTTGTAGTTGCAATGACAATTTCAGTCAATGCATTTGCACAGGAAGCTAAAAAACCTGCGAGCCCTGCGGCTACTGCAACTGGGAAAATTAAGGATGCAACTATTACCATAGCCTATAACAGTCCTTCAGTTAAGGAACGTACAATCTGGGGCGATTTGGTAGCATATAACAAAGTTTGGCGTGCGGGTGCCAATGAAGCAACTACTTTTCAAACCGATAAAGACATTACCGTTCAGGGTAAATCATTGCCTGCTGGTAAATACAGCTTTTTCTTAATCCCTAAAGAAAGCGGAACATGGACTGCGATTTTTAACAAAGAGTCAAAACAATGGGGTGCATATAAATATGAGGAATCTAAGGATGCTTTGCGTGTTGATGTAAAAACAAAAGCTTTACCGGCAAAACAGGAAACTTTAATGTATAAAGTAAACAGCAATGGATTCACGATGGATTGGGATAAAATCTCAGTTCCCGTAGAGATAAAATAA
- a CDS encoding sodium:solute symporter, translated as MSTIDWTVLIFTLVAVVVYGVFIGRGQKSNETYLKADNKMPWYIVLIGIMATQASAITFLSAPGQAYTDGMRFVQYYFGLPLAMIVICITFIPIFQRLNVYTAYEYLENRFDKKTRVLTSLLFLFSRGLSTGISIYAPSIILSSVLNWNIYLTNVLTGGILLIYTYIGGAKAIAHTQKLQFLIILGTMAFAGYLLIQNMPNGIGFKDALYLAGKSGKLNVITTEFDWKDKYNIWSGLIGGFFLALSYFGTDQSQVGRYITAKDNTNAKMGLLLNGLVKIPMQFAILLIGALLFAFFSLKPAPIYFNERSYQHLKETKPEQAAVFEKEHQNLQMKFNAESKEILQLKETQSPQLTKTIQDFKNTQAQVKALHGRVEEAINHSNYNAEKTDTNYIFLYFVKNTLPVGMIGLLFAVIFLASWGSISAALNSLAACSLKDVHLIFKKETPDDATELRYSRLHTLAWGIFSIGVAMFATQMGSLIEAVNILGSLFYGPILGIFLVAFYFKKINGSNVFISAILSEITVIAVYQFDIVSFLWLNVIGAAAVIIFSTIGLIFYKPKALSS; from the coding sequence ATGAGTACAATAGATTGGACAGTTCTTATTTTTACATTGGTTGCTGTGGTTGTTTACGGCGTATTTATCGGTCGTGGTCAAAAAAGCAACGAAACCTACCTGAAAGCAGATAATAAAATGCCTTGGTACATCGTACTTATAGGCATTATGGCAACGCAGGCAAGTGCTATTACGTTTCTTTCGGCGCCGGGTCAGGCTTACACAGACGGGATGCGTTTTGTGCAGTATTACTTTGGTTTGCCGTTGGCGATGATTGTTATCTGTATTACTTTCATCCCGATCTTTCAACGCTTAAATGTCTACACCGCCTATGAATATTTAGAAAACCGTTTTGATAAAAAAACAAGGGTACTCACTTCACTGCTTTTTCTTTTTTCCAGAGGCTTATCGACAGGAATCAGCATTTATGCTCCGAGTATCATCTTATCAAGCGTTTTAAACTGGAATATTTATTTAACTAATGTTTTAACAGGTGGCATTCTATTGATTTACACCTATATCGGCGGTGCAAAAGCGATCGCTCACACCCAAAAACTACAGTTTCTTATTATTCTGGGAACCATGGCTTTTGCAGGGTATCTGCTTATTCAAAATATGCCGAATGGAATTGGTTTTAAGGATGCGCTTTATCTGGCGGGGAAATCCGGAAAGCTTAATGTAATCACCACAGAATTTGACTGGAAAGATAAATACAATATTTGGAGCGGGTTAATTGGTGGTTTTTTCCTTGCACTTTCTTATTTCGGTACCGACCAAAGTCAGGTCGGGAGGTATATTACTGCGAAAGACAATACCAATGCAAAAATGGGCTTGCTGTTGAACGGCTTGGTTAAAATTCCGATGCAGTTTGCTATCCTCCTGATCGGTGCTTTGCTTTTCGCTTTTTTTTCTCTAAAACCGGCTCCGATTTATTTTAACGAACGCTCTTATCAGCATTTAAAGGAAACAAAACCCGAACAGGCTGCGGTTTTTGAAAAAGAGCATCAGAATTTACAAATGAAATTTAATGCAGAATCGAAAGAAATTCTACAATTGAAAGAAACTCAATCTCCTCAACTCACAAAAACTATTCAGGATTTTAAAAACACACAAGCTCAGGTAAAGGCACTTCACGGTAGGGTAGAAGAGGCGATCAATCATTCAAACTACAATGCGGAGAAAACGGATACTAATTATATTTTTCTGTATTTCGTGAAAAATACCTTGCCGGTAGGAATGATCGGCTTACTGTTTGCCGTCATTTTTCTGGCCAGCTGGGGCTCAATTTCCGCAGCTTTAAATTCCCTCGCGGCCTGTTCACTAAAAGATGTTCATCTGATATTCAAAAAAGAAACTCCTGATGATGCAACCGAATTGAGATACAGTCGCTTACATACTTTAGCCTGGGGGATATTCTCAATTGGCGTAGCCATGTTTGCCACTCAAATGGGTTCCCTTATTGAAGCGGTTAATATATTAGGTTCTCTTTTCTACGGCCCGATATTGGGGATTTTCCTTGTCGCCTTTTACTTTAAAAAAATTAATGGTTCAAATGTATTTATTTCTGCAATTTTATCAGAAATTACGGTTATTGCCGTTTATCAATTCGATATCGTTTCTTTCCTTTGGCTCAACGTAATCGGGGCAGCGGCAGTCATTATATTTTCTACAATAGGATTGATTTTTTATAAGCCGAAAGCATTATCTTCGTAA